The following coding sequences lie in one Arthrobacter sp. SLBN-122 genomic window:
- a CDS encoding GNAT family N-acetyltransferase produces MTAEPHLRPRPLDPASLAVLSLPMHDARVRPLLDELAVEYDTRYGDLFGRSAAAEELNRYPAAEFEEPHGALLIIQEDGESIAGGAFRRYDETTAELKRIWTHSAHRRRGLARLVLAELEALAAARGYTRLYLTTGPRQPEAKHLYLSTGYQAQFDLDADPESIGPLAFTKELTTAPKD; encoded by the coding sequence ATGACAGCAGAACCCCACCTTCGTCCCAGGCCTCTTGACCCTGCCAGCCTGGCGGTCCTCAGCCTGCCCATGCACGATGCGCGGGTCCGGCCGCTCCTGGACGAACTCGCCGTCGAATACGACACCCGCTACGGGGACCTGTTCGGACGCTCCGCTGCCGCGGAGGAACTGAACCGCTACCCGGCGGCGGAATTCGAGGAACCGCACGGCGCCCTGCTGATCATCCAGGAGGATGGCGAGTCGATCGCGGGCGGCGCGTTCCGCCGGTATGACGAAACCACCGCGGAACTGAAGCGGATCTGGACGCACTCGGCCCACCGTCGTCGTGGTTTGGCCCGGCTGGTGCTGGCCGAGCTGGAAGCCCTGGCTGCCGCGCGAGGCTACACCAGGCTGTACCTCACCACCGGCCCGCGGCAGCCCGAAGCCAAGCACCTTTACCTCAGCACCGGCTACCAGGCGCAGTTCGACCTCGACGCCGACCCGGAAAGCATTGGACCGCTGGCGTTCACCAAGGAATTGACCACCGCGCCGAAGGACTAA
- a CDS encoding helicase HerA-like domain-containing protein — translation MATKTTAEKLATIQKGYTLEGPTIELGAAIIDGELHKDAPVRLPLAMMNRHGLVAGATGTGKTVTLHMMAEQLSTAGVPVFLADIKGDLSGLATAAVGSDKLTARTQSIGQPWQGKTFPVEFLALGGDGNGVPVRATVTSFGPILLSRIMELNDTQESSLQLVFYFADKNGLELIDLKDLRAIIQFLTSDEGKDQLEELGGLSKATAGVILREIVTLEAQGLEKFFGEPEFDTAELLRTAPDGRGVITCLELPTLQTKPMLFSTFLMWLLADLFEDLPEAGDLDKPKLVFFLDEAHLLFNGASKAFLEAITTTVRLIRSKGVGIFFVTQTPKDVPADVLGQLANRVQHALRAFTPEDAKALKATVSTFPLSDYDLEETLTSAGIGEAVITVMNEKGAPTPVALTRLRAPESLMGPSDESLVRSTVAGSALLGKYGTEVDNPSAYEKLTGKAAASTGPAAASPAAGASKTPGGYDVDAEARRIEEEILGRPSSRPAPDPAPQDPEPQYSEPDDVEPAPSKPRAKAPRAPRTRQSREPQPQPGGMMGDLGGVLGGALGGGLKSMARSMGTQLGRELLRGVFGTSSRRRRR, via the coding sequence ATGGCCACCAAAACCACAGCAGAGAAGCTTGCCACCATCCAGAAGGGCTACACGCTGGAAGGCCCCACGATTGAGCTGGGGGCCGCCATCATCGACGGCGAGCTCCACAAGGACGCGCCGGTGCGGCTGCCGCTGGCCATGATGAACCGGCACGGCCTGGTGGCGGGTGCTACCGGTACGGGCAAGACCGTGACGCTGCACATGATGGCGGAGCAGTTGTCCACCGCCGGCGTCCCCGTCTTCCTGGCCGACATCAAAGGCGACCTCTCCGGCCTGGCGACTGCCGCCGTCGGCAGTGACAAACTCACCGCCCGCACGCAAAGCATCGGCCAGCCGTGGCAGGGCAAGACCTTCCCGGTCGAATTCCTGGCGCTGGGCGGCGACGGCAACGGCGTCCCGGTCCGCGCCACGGTGACCTCGTTCGGGCCCATCCTGCTCTCGCGCATTATGGAGCTGAACGACACGCAGGAATCGAGCCTGCAGCTGGTGTTCTACTTCGCGGACAAGAACGGCCTGGAGCTGATCGACCTCAAGGACCTCCGAGCCATCATCCAGTTCCTCACCTCGGACGAGGGCAAGGACCAGCTCGAGGAACTCGGCGGCCTGTCCAAGGCCACCGCGGGCGTGATCCTGCGCGAGATCGTGACCCTGGAGGCGCAGGGGCTGGAGAAGTTTTTCGGCGAGCCGGAGTTCGATACCGCCGAGCTGCTGCGCACCGCCCCGGACGGCCGCGGCGTAATCACCTGCCTGGAGCTGCCCACGTTGCAGACCAAGCCCATGCTGTTCTCCACGTTCCTGATGTGGCTGCTGGCGGACTTGTTCGAGGACCTGCCCGAAGCGGGCGACCTGGACAAGCCCAAGCTGGTGTTCTTCCTGGACGAGGCCCACCTGCTGTTCAACGGCGCGTCCAAGGCCTTCCTCGAGGCGATCACCACCACCGTCCGGCTCATCCGGTCCAAGGGCGTGGGCATCTTCTTCGTGACCCAGACGCCCAAGGATGTCCCTGCTGACGTGCTGGGCCAGCTGGCCAACCGGGTGCAACACGCCCTGCGCGCCTTTACCCCCGAGGACGCCAAGGCGCTCAAGGCCACAGTGTCCACGTTCCCGCTCAGCGACTACGACCTCGAAGAGACGCTCACGTCCGCCGGTATCGGCGAGGCCGTCATCACCGTCATGAACGAAAAAGGTGCACCCACGCCGGTGGCCCTCACCCGGCTCCGGGCACCCGAGTCGCTCATGGGTCCCAGCGACGAGTCCCTGGTCCGCAGCACAGTGGCAGGCTCAGCCCTGCTGGGCAAGTACGGAACCGAGGTGGACAACCCCTCCGCGTACGAGAAGCTCACCGGCAAGGCCGCCGCATCCACGGGTCCGGCGGCTGCATCTCCTGCTGCCGGCGCATCTAAGACGCCTGGCGGGTACGACGTCGACGCCGAAGCCCGGCGGATCGAGGAGGAGATCCTGGGCCGGCCCAGCAGCAGGCCTGCGCCGGACCCGGCACCGCAGGATCCGGAACCCCAGTACAGCGAACCGGATGACGTTGAGCCGGCGCCGTCCAAGCCTCGGGCAAAAGCGCCGCGGGCCCCGCGGACGCGACAGTCCCGGGAGCCACAGCCACAGCCCGGCGGCATGATGGGTGACCTCGGAGGGGTACTCGGCGGTGCCCTGGGTGGCGGGCTCAAGAGCATGGCGCGGTCCATGGGCACGCAACTGGGACGCGAACTGCTCCGCGGAGTGTTCGGCACGTCCTCCCGGCGACGCCGCCGCTGA
- a CDS encoding DUF559 domain-containing protein, protein MDALKALEICGGAARRSALARLGVDDAALRRAVRAGVLQPDRGLYALPTAPSDLVAVLRNRELLTCSSAASPYSLWSLPSDGRRHVYHRRQEAVCGAAVHHAGLLLPPSPLQPVAALADVLIHALRCLPFAESLVMVECAVTRGDMTVDFLHKRLPGHRNGRARAVLDWVDSGADSLLETLARTYLRKAGIQVQPQVYLERVGYVDLLLDGWLVVELDGRHHAEWKQVQKDHRRNNESVLQGYTALRYYYADVVFRPQEMVEQVLTVLKRRR, encoded by the coding sequence ATGGATGCCCTCAAAGCCCTGGAAATCTGCGGCGGCGCCGCCCGAAGGTCAGCCCTGGCAAGGCTCGGAGTGGATGACGCCGCCCTTCGGCGTGCCGTGAGGGCCGGGGTGCTGCAACCGGATCGAGGGCTTTATGCTCTTCCGACGGCGCCTTCGGACTTGGTTGCCGTGCTGCGGAACCGGGAGCTGCTGACGTGTTCCAGCGCCGCGTCTCCCTACAGCCTTTGGTCACTCCCCTCGGATGGAAGGCGCCACGTTTACCATCGCCGCCAGGAAGCTGTCTGCGGCGCCGCCGTCCACCACGCAGGACTTCTCCTGCCGCCTTCTCCCCTTCAGCCGGTGGCTGCCCTGGCCGATGTGCTGATCCATGCGCTGCGATGCCTGCCTTTTGCGGAGTCGCTGGTGATGGTGGAGTGCGCCGTCACGCGCGGCGACATGACTGTGGATTTCCTGCACAAGCGGTTACCGGGACATCGCAACGGAAGGGCCAGGGCGGTTCTGGACTGGGTGGACAGTGGGGCGGATTCACTGCTCGAGACGCTGGCACGGACATACCTCCGCAAGGCGGGGATCCAGGTGCAGCCGCAGGTGTACCTGGAGCGGGTGGGGTATGTAGATCTGCTGCTGGACGGGTGGCTGGTGGTGGAACTGGACGGGAGGCATCACGCGGAGTGGAAACAGGTTCAAAAGGACCATCGGCGCAACAACGAGTCGGTCCTGCAGGGGTACACAGCACTCCGCTACTACTACGCCGACGTGGTGTTCCGGCCGCAGGAGATGGTGGAGCAGGTGCTTACCGTCCTGAAACGGCGGCGGTAG